A single Mytilus trossulus isolate FHL-02 chromosome 12, PNRI_Mtr1.1.1.hap1, whole genome shotgun sequence DNA region contains:
- the LOC134693280 gene encoding uncharacterized protein LOC134693280, producing the protein MAWKILLHLLVLVGFFIEEISGSDDMYRCPDHLSRSIYLKTFGEKCYRYEKGELYWTTARSRCRGEEGDLIQIRDQATQDWVMTTLNELHWNKNGVWIGAHDRDNEMDWRWVTGERITWNNWASGQPNCNFFCYEDCGNLRRNDGGKWHDYACSSFNYVYSFICQYDMKPATTTTSTTTPAPTTTPTTTPTTTPTTTPTTTPTTTPTTTPTTTQTTTPTTTPTTTPTTTKPTTTRPSTTTLISTTITTKISETMIKTTTPVRGEVTVNQTVVGRILSAKESKLNEGELSGVIVASVLGAIALLMLLSVCFFRTRKQKGKEDLSMHFDNLTYTVRSMVSSQPRMSRHERSLNNQVPTGSQNVYADPIACTTCQAKLPNVSVIPKESGHYAEITDQKMVDKLNVYLPKYDNSEYEKCNIAKSKLGVTDSPQYLDVCGDNKAVYESVCENETECNAMNEQLETSKNQYDECGNVEVPENAPSHYIDLDDAVGNAESFDSTSLRLELEPGVYEDLNNVNGQPSSLDDILVNCDGDLDLAKAPSGYDNNIYDSKA; encoded by the exons ATGGCATGGAAGatacttttacatttattaGTTCTAGTTGGATTTTTCATCGAAG AAATTAGTGGAAGTGATGACATGTACAGATGTCCAGACCATTTGTCGAGATCTATTTATCTTAAAACATTCGGCGAGAAATGTTATCGCTACGAGAAGGGCGAATTGTATTGGACGACGGCCAGAAGTCGGTGTAGGGGAGAAGAAGGCGACCTAATTCAGATTAGGGATCAAGCAACACAAGACTGGGTCATGACTACTTTAAATGAGCTCCATTGGAACAAAAACGGTGTATGGATAGGAGCTCATGATAGAGACAATGAAATGGATTGGCGATGGGTGACTG GCGAAAGGATAACTTGGAATAATTGGGCAAGTGGTCAGCCAAACTGcaactttttttgttatgaggACTGTGGGAATTTGCGTCGAAATGATGGCGGAAAATGGCATGACTATGCATGCAGTTCGTTTAATTATGTATACTCTTTTATTTGCCAATATG ACATGAAACCAGCAACAACCACGACCTCTACAACTACACCAGCGCCAACAACGACGCCAACGACAACACCAACGACGACGCCAACGACGACACCAACAACAACACCAACGACGACGCCAACGACCACGCCAACAACAACACAAACGACGACGCCAACAACGACGCCAACGACAACACCAACTACGACCAAACCTACTACAACAAGGCCTTCGACGACTACATTAATTTCTACAACAATCACAACCAAAATTTCAGAAACAATGATTAAAACAACAACACCAGTCAGAGGAGAAGTCACAGTCAATCAAACAG TTGTTGGGAGAATATTGTCTGCAAAGGAAAGTAAGCTGAATGAAG GTGAATTGTCAGGTGTGATAGTTGCAAGTGTCTTAGGAGCTATAGCATTATTGATGCTTTTGAGTGTTTGTTTCTTCAGAAC aagaaaacaaaaagggaAAGAAGATTTGTCAATGCATTTCGATAATTTAACTTACACTGTCAGAAGCATGGTATCGTCTCAACCTAGAATGAGTAGACATGAACGAAGCTTGAACAATCAAGTCCCAACCGGAAGCCAGAACGTATATGCAGATCCAATTGCATGTACCACGTGTCAAGCTAAACTACCGAATGTATCTGTAATTCCCAAAGAATCCGGCCATTATGCTGAAATAACTGACCAAAAGATGGTTGACAAATTGAATGTCTATCtaccaaaatatgataatagtgaatatgaaaaatgtaatattgCTAAAAGCAAACTCGGAGTTACTGACTCACCACAGTACCTTGATGTATGCGGAGATAATAAAGCTGTGTACGAAAGTGTATGTGAAAACGAGACTGAATGCAATGCTATGAATGAGCAGCTGGAAACGTCTAAGAACCAATATGATGAATGTGGTAACGTTGAAGTACCAGAGAATGCACCTAGTCACTATATTGACTTGGATGATGCAGTAGGAAATGCGGAGTCTTTCGACAGTACATCTCTACGTTTAGAACTAGAACCAGGAGTATACGAAGATCTGAACAATGTCAATGGACAACCTTCAAGCTTGGATGATATCCTTGTCAACTGTGATGGCGATTTGGATTTGGCAAAAGCTCCAAGCGGAtatgataataatatttatgaCTCAAAAgcataa